Genomic DNA from Manihot esculenta cultivar AM560-2 chromosome 15, M.esculenta_v8, whole genome shotgun sequence:
AGGCATTCTTGAAGATGTCCTAGTCCAAGTAGaccaacttgtctttccagctgatttttatgtgattgatatggaggaagacaatacCTACACCACTTCAGACACATTGCTTGGACGACCCTTCTTGAGCACGGCcagaactaagattgatgtgcatgatggcacattgactatggaatttgaaggggaagtaataaaattcaatgtttatgatgctatgaaatatccccatgacataTCCCCTGTttatagtttagatatcattgattgtttgagccaagaaatttttgatatggatcaaaatgatatgctaaacactGATTTTTATAGGGAGGACAGCCAGGAAGATAAAGGAAGCCAAGGAGAGCTGAAACGGACAACAATGGTCTGTTGTACACAGAAACAGCAGGCAGACTGTTGTCCGCCCAAACAGCCGGTAGAGAAGCAACAAGCAggctgctgtttgcccaaacagcatgaAAAGGCAGAATCCAGCACGACCAGATTGCTTGCACAAGTGAGCTGCTCTTCGACCAAACAAACAGCAGAAGCAAAACTGGAAGAATCCTGTATGCCCAAACAGCAGAAAAAGGCAAAAACTTGTTTGTCCGAGCAGCAGATCCCCATACAGCAACTTCTAGAATGTGCAGAAAATGAAAGCCACCTCCATGAACATTCATTCCATGCCCAAAGGAGGCTAAAACCCCCCTATGATGGAAGTGGCAGAGGAGGTTCCACTAAATCATCCTCCATGAGAGATAggttctattaaaaaaaaaaaaacagagatatGTGTTTGCTTGCCCAAATGAGCAGGGCAAACCAGATGTGCAGAAACCAGTGCCATAACCCACTTCcaggttttaattattttttttttgcaggTGGAAAGCTATTTGACCAAACTTTTTGCCCAAACAAACTAGGAAAACAGCGCAAACAACTCAGGAAAACCTTCGGCAAACAGCCCAGCACGCAGCACCAGCCCGGCAGGCCTATCAGCAGGCAGCCCCACCTGCACGCAACAACACCTGAAGCAgccagctgtttgcccaaacagcttgggcaaacaaccacaccaggggagtaatCTATTTTTCACTTAAgctttaatttttccatacattgaggacaatgcatgatttaggtgtgggggtgcatatctctgaattttgatgcttcatgcattcttttttatttcttttagatccattaggctttaatttttaattagcacacattaggtgaattttttttcattggattttttcattttgctatttttgttttcaattcACACACATATAGCCAcagtttttcctttttctgttttgatttgctctactcaaacatATAGGCTATcttgaatgagctttctttccatgaccccattgatgtaatgactctttaaacctaagttgaatcaattgtagtgagttgtattcatttttgggaatttccttttaaattgaatcttggagcttgccatggtgaaaaatatatgacattactcattagagagcaTAATAAAGATGTGTAAAAAACTaaacatgacttattttagcaattgatgttgatttgcccaaatcattgaaaaagaaaaaagaaaattcagtaaaggcaaagacctcaaaagcacaaaataaaaactgttccaatggtcaaagactatgaacagtgctagtagccacttggacaagtgaccaactgagtaattgggagtgggtatcaccaatatgtaccttcacgtcaaaaggttggtgactttttcaggcaaagataaaagtgcaaaaagctgaataaaaagtaaagtgcttcaagtaaagggcaagtcactccgaaagctagaaagagtctaaactaaacaagaatatgtgcatgtataatctctctcttgaagaAAACAAATAGtaaccatggtaggtaaagggagacaaggaaaataGGAAAATAACCTTGGGTGAATgcactcttcactgcaatgcttcaaagtaggggtctagggtaagagcttaagtggaaataaaggatcaagaagcaaagagagcttgtttgactaagtctatttgcttgagaacaagcaaaaggctaggtgtgggagtatttgatagagccaaatttagacccattttctatattgttatttatgttaatttacacattttctgcctaattttatggttttgatcttattttgcagaaaatggtgtaaaagggcaatttggtaaaaatggccttaaaactgcccaaaagagagcaaaagagaacaagctgatttgcccaagtcCGTTTGCCCAAATCCAAATTGAAGCTGAAATGGGAGAAGAATAATATGTTGTTttaccagactgtttgcccaaacagactgggcaaacaggaCAGAAGCAGTGCACAGACAGAAGGGAGATAGACTATTTGCccaagctgtttgcccaaacaacccggGCAAACAACACCTGCGACAACAGACAGCAGATTGcgggaaattcaaattttgaatcttcaagaagtcctCTTCACACCAAACACGTGAGGATAGCTCAGCAACCCTTCAAGGGACTTCAATGCTAaatcccacatatttaggaagccaaatctcatcaagatacaattaccttccaagaattcaactccaaTTGGGAAAAGAAATCCAATCCAAACAAGGAAATTAGGGCAGCCCTTCATCTATAAATAGAAGACAGCAAACCAGCACCTATCATCTTTAGATCTGATCAACATCTTCGGCAGGAACTTCTCCAGCAGCCGCGCGCCCCTAGCCGGcctttcctcttcttttttcttgctttctttcttttcttttatgtttgtttcagtcatgagtggctaaaacccttatttctagttgaagattaggtgaaactttagttgtctaggaaattgtatgatctagcaacatcaccatacgtttgggtagctagaattaggtctctctatttcttaatgcaattaacagttgttagatgccaaaggcccaaggacgttccttagcaacttgttgattagtggttaattagaggacgttccctaattaacctATGCTTAAGGGGAGATAtggaggtgagaagcgtcttccacctccataactaatttattgagccaaataaaagaatataagcatcaatgatcaatcccaacaactaaagtggatccaattcttcaactagatcttttctcatattgaattctctttacttaattacttgctttactttgctatttttaattctagtttagtcgtcaaacctcaaaaccccccaatttatttttattgtctatttatttacttggtcttgattaggaaaataagtaagtatcaattccctgtggattcgatccttttaccactatctacagttgtaaaattgtggataaccaaaaatgttattttttgaCCAGCTtcaacaaccgcacagtcaattAGGGTTTGCAGCTAGAGTTGTTTGGTATAGGTgcactagtggctcagatgagagtgacacccgtgtttttggagcaagtcgcacagaaacagcacgagaaCCCAAAGTTGGTGAAAATAGCGAGAACTGTTCAGACAAGCAAGAATGGTGAGTTTAGATTCAATAataaagggatcctccattacggaaacagattatgtgtaccagatgacgtaagtctgaagggagacattatgagagaggctcataatgctaggtacagtgttcaccctggggccaccaaaatgtatcaggatctgaagagagtttattggtggccagctatgaagaaggaagtggcgcaatttgtgtccgcttgtgaaatatgtcagagggtgaagctagagtatcagaagccagctgggatgctcaacccactaccaattccagaatgaaaatgggaaaatgtagcgatggatttcgtggtggggttaccagcaacgtccaacagactagattTTATATGGATAATAGTGGACAAATTGACCAAATccgctcacttcattcctgtcaggagtggttactccgTGGACAAGCTgccgcaggtatatgtggaagagattgtcaggctgcatggggctccagtttCAATCATGtcggataggggaccccagcttgcctccaggttttggcggagtctgcagaatgctatgggcacaaggctagactttagcactgccttccatccacagactgacggacagtcagagagaaccatccaaaccatagaagacatgctgaggatgtgtgtgctagactttggcggttcttggaggcaacatctaccattggtggagtttgcctacaataacagttaccatgctagcatagggatggctccttatgaagctctatatgggaggaagtgcaggtcacctgtatgctgggaagaagtaggagaaagggctttggcagggccagagttagtagagatcaccagcagggtagtgcctatcattaaagagaggatcagaacggcagtgagcagacaaaagagctatgcagacgtccgcagaaagcatgttgtgttccaggagggggatatggtgttgcttaaggtgtctcctatgaagggggtgattcgttttggaaagaaaggcaATCTAGCTCtaagatacattggaccctttgaaattttgcaaaagattgggaatgtatcttacaagttagatttacctgcttcaatggagaggatccatccggtttttcatgtttccatgttacgaaaatttgtgtcagatccgggtaaagTTCTTATGAACCCGATGTAGAGATcataggagatctcacctatgttgagcaaccagtgcagatcatagacatgcaaatcagaaagctgaggaataaggaaatcgCGATGGGAAAAAATGTAATACCtgactagactccggcatcggaattccaatCTTCCGATGGAATCCCCGTTGGAACCCGGAATCTCGAGGTTggaatctctctagaagggtaaaacaaggttttcttaaaatgattttaagattttaagttaaaaaggaaagaaaatagttttgaaaggaaaaaccagattcggccgccgaaggtggtgctgccgcgggacctcccctttcggcccccgaaggtggtctgtccagccacctataagaggccttcagcccgaaaatgtgagggttttctctccattttcgggcagaggtgagtccttGCCTCCCTTTGAtgctttgttgtttttccttcaaatctcttaagatgttaacatgatccttatgtaaaaattttaattttgagttatgtttgaaccaagcttgaggcatgtgatgttaaccatactagagcatttgatgagggctctagtatgggttttatgttttcagtataatacatgtacaggttgagcttggttctatgaaatgtttaaatttttgtgatgatgtttgatcatgtatgggatttcatcaGGTACACAAGAGGTATagtaagcttgctacgggttccgacgaccttaagtcgatctgaatcctagcaccggtagcagtttggtttccgggtcgttacagttacaGTAACTGAGTATGAGCGAGAATTTGTCAGACTTAGTAAGTATGCCACAAAGATAGTTCCTACAGAGGAAGAAAGATGTAAACACTTTAAGCAAGGATTAGGGTTACCTCCAGAAAGGGAAGTGGATTTTTCTATAGAAGTTGTGCCAAGAACTGCACCTATTTCAATTACTCTTTACAGAATGGCTCCtatagaattgaaagagttgaaaatacaaTTACAATAATTACTTGATAAGGGCTTTATTCGACCTAGTGTTTCACCATAGGGTGCGCCAGTGCTATTCGTGAAAAAGAATAGTAGTTTGGATCATTCACACGGTCAGCCTCTTCTAGACATTTCATTTCTGGCAATTCAATGAAATTAATTTGCAGAAAATCAACTTTTGCAGGAGCTTTGCCCCTTTTACGAAATTCATGCTTGTCCTTAGCTTTCTTGGGTTCTTACATTGAAAATCCTTGACTTCCTACTGTAGCAATTCTATACTCTATATCATGAGCATGAGtagctaatttttttaaagtcttGGGCTTGATGCCTTAAAAAATGTACCTCAACCCTCAATGTATGCCCTATATACACATATCCAAAGTAAACATTTCTAAGAGGCAATCTTTGTAGTTTAGACTTAAGTTTCTCCATCTATGAATGTAGTCAATCATAGGTTCTTCTATCCATTGACAAGTGTTTGTAAGTTCAATCATGCTCACTATTCGACAAGTACTATAGAAATAGTTGAGAAATTCTCGTTCAAGTTATTCCCAACTGTTAATGGTGCATGGCTCCAAGTCAGTATACTAATTAAAGgcattttctttttaatgatcAAACAAACTACTTGACTATGAGATCTCCCTTAGTACCAACATTATTACAAGTTTCGACAAAATGAGCCACATGTTGTCTTTACCATCAAATTGTTGAAACTTTGGGGCATCTTCATGAGGTTAATTCTTTGAGTGTAAAGCTTAGCATATATATAAGAAGGCTGAGTAATACTTTTAACTTGATCCTTGATGGCCTCTTTAATGATATCCTTGAGTTGGTTCACAGGAATCGAACCACCACCAACAACTTGCAAGCTTTTTGCAGCACCAACGGTGGAACTCTTTACACCTTCTTATTGATTTTGTGTTTGAAATTTCTCGGTGGAAATTGGTGCTTTCTCAAACATTTCATCCACCTTACTCATTAAATAAGCAATTTGATTATCTTTCTCTTTGACTGAATCAACCGGTGTCTTTAAAATTTTGCTTATTTTAATGATTTGCTCTTCTAGAGAAGTTGTATTGGTCATCATGATAGTCATGGTATCAAATTTCTTGGATTTGTTAGAAGTCTTAAGAGTCACAAATAACTTCTCATTTGCATTTTGTAAAATAATTGATGCTTCAGACATGGATATATTGATGCTTCAGACATGGATATGCTTTGTGCATAAATAtcttcaattgattttttttttattttaataccaGGACTAGCATCAGTAGTAAACTAGTAGGTGAATTTCCTTATGAAGCAATGTAAGTTGATTATTAAATCTTGATAATAGAAAgagatatattatttaataattttatcttaaaattttttattgtaatttatacccatcccataatttttattcattttatttattaaaaaatattttttaattaactttttaattatattcatctcaaaaatattaatttttattaaatactaaaatttattttaacaacTGAAAagagattattttaaaaataagataaaattaattaatcatatgtaaaaaaaaatagacaacaattttaaaataataaaaattatgaaacagaTTAAATGATCAgacattataattataaatataaatatatgatttGTAGGTATGTTTGGCATAAGATGAGGTGTAGCAAGGATTAGACTTTCAAAACATTATAAATAGGTTATTTcctagaaagaaaaaaaaataaaaataaaaataaaaacaaacagaTTAGTTGTAGCGCCTTGAAGTTCCTTTTGAGTTTTGATGGGCAACTGCAGTACGGTACGGTACCCATTCCGCACAGAATTCCAAATTAATACTCCCACAGTAACACTGTCGTTATACGCCCAATTAGGTACCATTCTTACTTGGGATTGGGTATCAAACTTCTTGCAAATGTCTCAAATCTACCAGATCCCAGCCCCCCTAGTTTTCGTATCTTAGATTTAACCTTCTTTACTGTTGTAATAGGAGAGGAACACTTCCTGTTATAGATCCCACATACATATATTCTTTTTctaataattaagaaaagtaACAATTTCTATTCTAAGTAAACCTTTATAATTCAACAGTATAGTAGTCTCTACAGAGATGTTATTGCCCGGAAGAAGCATACCATCTAGTCACTGTCAGATTCATTCCCCAACCCCAAATTCACAGGCTGAGGGTTCTTGTAGCCACTGACTTCATCTTTATAACGCTTTTTATCTGCTCGAGCCTTTGCTTCGTATGGTTCTTTATCTTCCACTGCATATGAccacataaaaataaattatgacttGCAACTCTgctaaaacatctcagtaataTGAACCAACTGGGCAGTCCGACCGTAAAACCCATGAACCGGTATACCTTGCAGTTCGGTTCACTCTCAAGAACCGCTGAAAGTCAAAACCAGCTGAAACCCATTGAACTGATCGGGCACTCAGTAAACTGTTCAAAACAGCGCAGGTTTTGCGGTTTGGACAGGTCTGATTTCGTTTACTTTTCAATCATTAAAATGACACCATTTAacctattttatttaatttttcactaAAATGACAGTTtaacatattttctttaatttttcactCTTATCTCTTCTCTCTCACAATACGAGAGCCTCTCACGCATTGACAACCTCTCCCTCATACGAAACAGCCATCACCCACCAAATCAATAAGTAATTACACTTTAACAACTCTTCTCTCCCCTTTGTCTCTCCTTGAATCTTGAAGCTATAGATTGAATCTTGAAGCTGCAGAGTATATTTCTTCAGCATAATTGCTTGCAGGTAACCAATTGAATAAGAGGCAGGACCTTCTATTAGGGATTTTAGATGTACTTTTTGGGAAGAAATTTAGGAATCTGTATTTTATTTAGAGAGCTACtgttgattttattaaaattgttaaCTCAAATTATTTCTTGTTTAATGCTATTCCACTTTCCAAAATATTGATTGTATCTGTTGCAATTCTCTATATATTTTGCACTTTTTAATTATTGAGTTCATTCTCCTTTTCTTATGCTTTTCTCGTTAATCCattttctatatattttgtCATCTCTAATTACAGTTCATTGTAAAGAAAAACCTTAATTTATGGATGCTAttagggtgagcagtattcggtttaaaccagAAAAAccaaccgaaccgaattaattcaaaaattcagtttaatttttttattcatttcagttcggttcggttattaatttaaaaaatttcagttatttcgattcagttcggttttggtcagaaaaaaataagaaaaaccgaacagaatcgattagtgataatagtatattatttttattaatataaaaatattagatcataatcaaagttaaaatatttcaattaaattttaaaataataaaaataaggtgtaaaaaataaaaataaaattattaaaaattcaaaccaaaccgaattgaactgaatcagaccaatttgatttgattcgatttcttACCAAAAtcattttggttcattttcataaataacaaaatttcggttttttatttttttgggtcggttcgattttaaaccaaaccgaccaaatgctcacccctaaatgCTATGAATTATCTTTCCATATGTTTTTTTTAACATATACTTTGTAAAAAAAGATATCCTATAGCAAAGTGAAGCGGAAAATGTACCTGACAGTTGCTTCCACCTGTCTCCAAGAATTTTTCCTACGTCCCCAAAAGCAATGCCAGGATTACTTTTCTTCACATTCTGTTATCAAGCAACATGACAAGGTTAACAGCATATCCAAGAAAGTCcaatgaaattatatttttccaTTTGTCTCCGAAGTGAGAGTATTAGACCAACCTCCCTTTCCATTTGTGAGAAGAACATGAAACCAGACATTGCCTTCTTTGGTGCATTTggatccttcttcttcttttgttttttcttcttaGATCCATCCTCATTTCCATCTTTCACTTTCTTCTTAGATACACCCTTTGAAGATGAGGGCTCCTTTGTGGATTCCTTTTTCATAGGCTTCTACAATTAGCAATTCATTTCATGTTAAGTTACGACAGATTATCATCCAACTTCTTTTAATACAGCACCAATAGAGGTCAATATAAAATGGCTAACCTTTTTCTCATCTCCACTTTCACTAGCATCAGATTCTTCATCCCCAGAATCATCAGTAGGAGAGCCTTCATCATCCTTGTCCGCAACAAAATCTTCATCCTGTAAATATTAGATTCAAGCCATCACCATCTAAGCCCCTTGCTCAAGTGCAACCATACAAAGTGATGTGCAAACAAAGTGATATGCATACATCCATATTACGGCTCTGTTTAGAACTATAATGAATTATTTTCTTACAAAACCATGCATGATtccaatttcttttaaaaatgaatttttttacattaaaaagaattaaattcctTCATTTCAAATAAGAGAATCGGtagaaaagaaattaattgaattgaattcttgtgAAATTATTGATTCTAAACAGGGAGTATACGAAAATAAAATGCTTCCCTACGACTATAATTCAGTAACTTCAACTATCAATTAAAATTTCACCTCTTCATCACTCTCATCTCCAGCTTCATTCTTaatgcgctcaagatgtgggtCAACagcatcatcatcatcacttTGGAGAACAGCAGCCACACCATTTGTTGTTTGCATATCACCTAGGTTCATAATCTTCAGACCCTTCCCACTGTaccaaaaattatgaaaaattaaaaagaaaggaagaaaggtAAAGCTATGGAACAATTAAAGCACAACCATGCTATGCACATAGATCATAGAATAGATGATAAAGCCACAGACCTGATGAAGTCAAAAAGATTGTGATACTCATTTCTCTGGATGTTTCGGAACAGATGTTCTTGCTCACTTTTGAGTCTTATAAGAAGATCAAAATAATGCATATTTGAGCCACCAGCTGCGTGTCTCTCAAATTCAACATAATCAATCTTGTATATAAGAACCAAAAGGGAAACATTAGGCACGCGTCAAAATAAAACAAGCACCCACACATTCATATTAAAACACCAAATTAGACACCTTTGCATGTACAACTTAATAAGAAGTGTACCTCCTCATGAAGAATAAGGGTAGGAGGTTTtggtaagaagaagaagctttTCTCAAGTGGATAAAGAAGACCATCTTCAGCTTTCAGTGATGACTTCACTGCATAACCATCTTGACAGCTACGGAATTTTCCTGGTTTAGTTACTTTAGCACCAGACAAGCCCCGCAATACTGTTGTGAACACATCATGAATGAGTCCCTGTTTAATGAAGAATCCATCAAGAAAAGACATTTCAATTTTGTAAATAAGTTCCCAAGTGATTCTTGGTTTAGATTTTAGATTTAAGTAGTAATGTATTTGCAGCCATCTAGACCAAAAAAGAAACATAAATATACGTACGATTATTACCTTATAAGATGGTTCTAACTTGTCTTTGTACTTTGTGCTCAAAAGGTCTTCATTGATTGACAATGTGTTTTGGACCACATTGTCAGTATCAAACTTTAGAAAATAGAACAACACATAATAAgtgcatgaaagaaaaataatcatAAGAAGCCAAATCCAACACAACAAATGAAATAGAACAACACATAATAAgtgcatgaaagaaaaataatcatAAGAAGCCAAATCCAACACAACAAATGATACCTGCAACACAATGTGTGGATACAAAGTTTGCCCCTTACGTATAGGAGGGTCCAGAGTAACAATGACAAAAGTATGCGGCTGGTTAGACTGTTGCCCAAAAAGAAAATCAGAAGAAGCTCATGAGATATTTCATAGAAAACAAGTTGTACAACAACAGGATTGCAAATGAGTCAACACACAGTCAAAAGAATCACAACATACATCATAACAGGCAGATGTGATTGAAAATGGTCATCAGCAGTTTCATACACAAATGAGGAAAAAAAGGTGTCCCTATGAATGGGAAAATTTAACCTTTGGAAGCAAAAAGAGGCGAACAACACTGCTGTATTGAATTTTGAAATCGTTGGCCTGTCCTTGGAGCCGCAAGAATGACAGATGAAGTTCAACATTGTAACGGCCCCTGCATAAAGAAAATACTTTTCCAAGTCATACAAAGATTCAGAAAGTAATCTCAACCAATCAGCATGTGAAATGCAACAAAATTTGAAGGCATATGGATGTCTCTTGCTTGTCTTCTAAGTAGCTATATTGGCAAGCGTATGTTTGTACATGCATCTTCCACAGTTCCTACCTTGGTGTCAGGATTGCAACACCATCAAATGTAACAACAGCTTCTTCACCACCAGGATCAACATCTGCCATTGACAAAATCTTTTCTCGAAAAACCTTGCACAAAGTCAATGGTCAATAAATCAGTGGATAGACAGAGCATTACATGCTTGTAactgataatttaaaaaaatttcttccaatcgggaaaaaagaaaaacaactattttttcggtttttttttggggggtggGGAGGGGgagggaagagagagagagagaggatatATAACAagaagaataaaattaaataactcacCTGAGCAGGAGGTCGATTTTCATCACCAACAAATTGGGTGTTGTTACCAGGTATGTGAAAACTTATCTCCATTAATGAATCTTTCTACAGGCACAGAACCGATATACTTAGCCTATGTTTGGAAACTTTGTTGGCAAGGAAAGAAAATAGAgggaaataaggaaagaaagtaAAAGTGAAAAATACAAGTGAGggaaaaaagttattttcctCTTCTAGTTGGATGTTAGAGAGGAAATAAGAGGGAAAAGTAGATCTTTCAATAGTAAtccattttatcttttaatttgtaattaaaataagtAATTGTGGGGTTAAACATGTAAATATCATTTATTTTCTACTCACTCTCTCTCcacaagagaaaataaatagttATTGCTATTTGTTATTTTCCACCCTCATTTTATTTCCTTCTCGATTTTCATCCATTCCAAACAAAATAagagaagaaaatatttttatttcgctTCTAAATTTCCCTCTTATTTCCTCCAACAAAAACATAGTCATAGGAAACAATTACCTCATAATTAAATGAAGAAAACTAAAATTCCTAAATTATTTCCAACTTGTTACTGAGACAATCTTACTTGCAATGAGTCAAACAAAGATTTGGTAAAGGGATGGACACAATCAAGGAAATCAAACTTTTATTACTACAATactattaatgaatttatttctcATGGCATAAGTAGTATCTTTAGATTCCAATTAATTAAGAAGTCTGTATTATTTCAGAATATGTTATTAATTGGGAAGTAGTATATTTTATCTAGGAAGTTAAGTAGGTTTTGATCGTCTAGTTATGTTTTGATTAGTATTTTCTTGTTTGACATTATAAATCTCAGTAGTAATAGGATTAACAACTATACTAAATATAACCAAGTCCTATTGActattaaattgataatttatttcTCTAGCGAATTTGTTTCTCCTCACCTTTATGCTATTGGTTCTAGACCAATTTGGTATTATATATGATCCATTACATATGAGCAATTTCTGCCCAATATGAATTTTCCTTGCT
This window encodes:
- the LOC110601170 gene encoding FACT complex subunit SSRP1 isoform X4, translating into MTDGHLFNNISLGGRGGTNPGQLKLHSGGIQWKKQGGGKAVEVDKADITGVTWMKVPRTNQLGVRIKDGLYYKFTGFRDQDIANLTNSFQSSCGVTLEEKHLSVTGRNWGEVDLNGNMLTFLVGSKQAFEVSLADVSQTQLQGKNDCILEFHVDDTTGANEKDSLMEISFHIPGNNTQFVGDENRPPAQVFREKILSMADVDPGGEEAVVTFDGVAILTPRGRYNVELHLSFLRLQGQANDFKIQYSSVVRLFLLPKSNQPHTFVIVTLDPPIRKGQTLYPHIVLQFDTDNVVQNTLSINEDLLSTKYKDKLEPSYKGLIHDVFTTVLRGLSGAKVTKPGKFRSCQDGYAVKSSLKAEDGLLYPLEKSFFFLPKPPTLILHEEIDYVEFERHAAGGSNMHYFDLLIRLKSEQEHLFRNIQRNEYHNLFDFISGKGLKIMNLGDMQTTNGVAAVLQSDDDDAVDPHLERIKNEAGDESDEEDEDFVADKDDEGSPTDDSGDEESDASESGDEKKKPMKKESTKEPSSSKGVSKKKVKDGNEDGSKKKKQKKKKDPNAPKKAMSGFMFFSQMERENVKKSNPGIAFGDVGKILGDRWKQLSVPLQSE